Genomic DNA from Desulfosoma caldarium:
GGTGAGATAATCAAAGGCCCCCATCTTCATGGCCTTGACCGCGTTGGGCACCGTTGAAAAGGCGGTCATGATAATAATATACGCTTTGTGATTTATGCTTTTTGATTCTTCGAGAATACGCATTCCGTCCATATCCCCGAGGCGCAGGTCCAGAAGCACCACGTCGAAATCCTCCCGACGAAGAAGCTCAAGCCCCTCGCAGCCCCTCATGCACGTGCGAACGTGGTGACCATCTTCTTCAAGGACGGTACGGCACGCGAGCGCGAATTTCTTCTCATCGTCGATAATAAGGATGCGAGCCCTGAAGGACGTGGTCATGCTCATGGCCATCAAGGTCCTCCTTCATCCAAGGGCAGAGTGATGGTGAAGCATGCTCCTTTGCCCTTTGTGCTTTGTGCGGTGATCTCGCCGCCGTGGGCCTTAATGATGCCGTGGCACACTGCCAGTCCGAGGCCTGTTCCCTTGGGCTTTGTGGAAAAGAAAGGTTCGAAGATCTTATTAAGAACCTCCGGATCGATTCCACACCCGTCGTCACGGATCGTCGCCCCATAAACTCCTTCTACTCTATCGACAAAGCTCTGAATCTCCAAGTTCCCACCCGGACTCATCGCCTCTACCGCGTTGAGAAGGATGTTGACAAACACCTGCTGCATTTGCCCACGGTCTAAAAGCGTGTCGGGCATATCGGAAGCCAGATGCTTATGGAGATTCACGTGATGCAGCATGAGTTCGTTTTGTAGGACGACGAGGACCCTTTCGATAATTTTATTGAGGTTTTCCAGAGTCCTTCGAGGCTCCCGGTCTCGGCTGAACTCGAGAAGATCCTGCAAGACGGTTCGACACCTCTGAGTTTCGCTGACGATGATCTTAAGGGCCTCTCTCAGCGGGCTGTCAGACGCAACTTTTTTTAAGGCGTTCGAGCTGTAGAGAAGTATACTTGCCAGCGGATTGTTAACTTCATGTGCGATACCCGCAGCCATGCGTCCCAGAGCTGCAAATTTTTCGGTATGAAGTGCCAGTTGGTCGTAGCGCCGCTTTTGCTCTTCAATCAGCCTCGCCTTTTCCAAAGCGCATGAGGTCAAATGGGCCACCGCACTGATAAAATCCAATTCCTTCTGAATAAAAGTTCGACGCTCCGAAAAGAAAATCCTTAGCACTCCAAGAAGATTATCCTGAACGCACATGGGCGCATCCACCACCATGGCGATCTCTTGACTGTGGCCTGACCGAGGCTCTTTTACATGACAATCCACGGGTAGGTCGTCCGTGACGTTGAGGCAATTGTTTTTACACAGCCGCGCGATCGCTTCGTGGTGCAAGATCAGCCCTTGGGGCAGGCATTGTTCATCAAGCCCATAGACGGCATGGAGCTCCATCTCATGCGAGGCCATATTCATCACACTGAGGACCGCCCCCTTTGCCCCGAGAAGCTCTGTGACTCTCCAGACCACCAGTTGAGAAACATCTTGCGGGTCTGTGCTCGACTGAATCAGGGCGGCAATATCACGAAACGCATAAAAGAAATCCACGATTTTTCTAGAAGGCATGGCTTCTTGTCCTTAAACGCGACCTAACACAACATAGCCTAAGCCTTGACGGCAATTCGTCCACCCAAAGGCATGGCCCGTGTCGGGCCTCATCTTGCCCCATGGTCGCGCGGCGGCGGAGTCGCGTGCGTCGGTTAGGCCCAAATCCCAAAACGAAACGTCTTGCATGCTTATCATTTCAGTAATTTTAGCTTAAATAGTCCACACCCATGGGGTCAAGATCCGCCCGGAAGACGTTCCGAGGTCATTTGAACGTGGCTGTTGCTTGAGGCGGACTTGCGGCGCGCCCTGGTCGTCACCCAACTTTTCTTTGGCCGCCACGGCTCCGTAACAAAACGATCCGGCCACCAGACCGATGCCCACTGCGGCTATGGGATCCACAAACCCAGTCGCTGGTGTTTTCACCACCAAAGCAGCCACGGCGCAGGAAGCCGCTCCCAAAGTGGTGAGCTTGCCGATCGTGATCCCTTCCGCCGCAATCCAGGCCACGGCCGAGGTGCCGATGGTCACCTGCCTATTGAAAAGCGCGGCGGCGGCCCCTGAATTGATGTAAATGACCGTTACACCGGCAAAGTCCAAGGCGCCAAGCCTGCCAATCCATTCGCCGCCCCACACCCAATAGCCCACGAGAAAAATACACGAGAAGTGTCGAGAGAATGGGGAACGGTAAAAAGCTCGAAAACTTCAGGCGCTCGGCAAAGGCTTCGGTGATGAGCCCCGGCGCGATGATGGCAAACATGAGCTGAAAGGCCGAAAAGAGCAGGCGGGGAATGGTGGCGGCATAGGGGCCGGGATCCAGTCCCACCGATCGCATGAAAGCCCAGTCTGAACGGCCCATGCCCCCCAGTGGTCGGGCCCAAACGCCACGCTGTAACCACACACCACCCAGAGAATGGAAACCACTCCAAGGTAAAGAAAGCTTTGCATCATGGTGGCCAAGACGTTTTTGGAACCCAACAGACCCCCGTAAAACAGAGCCAACCCCGCGGGCATGAACATCACCAATGACGTCGCCAAAAGCATATAAGCTGTATCGCTGCTGTCCATCTTTTCTTTTCTCCTTTTTCTCGGCCTTTATGCTGTCCATTTGACCTTCACCCTGTGCCCAAAGTTTTTCTTTCTTTAGGCAAGGTTCGGGCCACAACTGGCAAAGACCCTGACTGTTCAAAGTTTTCGGCATGCCTTCTCAGTCAAGGCTTAGCGACAACACAACTTTTGTTGACAAATTTGTTCGCCCGTGAGTGCCGATTTGCCGGCATGGCAAAGGTTCGACGCTGTAAACCGAAATTTCGGTGTCTCCGCGCGAGGGAACCAAATTGTGCATGGTTCTAAACCGGGTTATCATCTTTGTGATTATAGCAAAATCGAGAGGGATTGGAGCACTCTGGTTGGGCGGAAAAATTTGGGTCGCCAAAGAGTCGACCCATGCGCGGGTGAGGAGCGGAGGATGAAAAAGTGGTTCATGCCAATGATCGTAGGGCTGTGTCTCGGGCTTACGCCGACCTTGGCGAAAGCTCAGGGTTCCCTGTCGTCGCTTCGCTGCGACTCTCGGCTGGTCCTTATCGGTGATACCAAAGGGAGTGTGGCCGCAAAGTGCGGCCCGCCACTTTATCAGCAGTATGTGGGAGAAAAGATCGTTCGCACTCGTTACGGCTACGACAAGAGGGTCGTAGAGGAATGGGTCTACAATTTCGGCCCCACAGATTTCGTGCACACTCTGCGATTTGAAGGCGGGCGGCTGGCGGAAATTCATCGAGGAGAACGGGGCCACTGACAGCTCGACCGAGAATGGGTTCAATGGGCTCTTGGCTTCCATTAAGCCTTTGCGGCTCATGGGTTTTCCCAGGGATGGCCTCCGATCGCCGGCCAAGGCTTGGGCTGTAAGGACGCGGTCCTTTCCTCGGAACACGCGCTTTTCACCTTAAAAGCGTTTGAGAAAACGCCTCAAAAAAAGCAAAGGAGCGCCATCATGACGTCATCGACACCATCCAGTGCTCCTCTTTTTATCCTTCCTCGACTGCGAGTGGCCACAGGGGCCTTGATGGCCGGGGCATTGTGCGCCATCAGTTTCTACAACTATCTGCTTTTTCATACTCTTGTGGAAATGTTTAGTGTTGTGGTGGCAGCCATGATCTTTGTTTTGGCGTGGACGGGTCGAGCTTACATTGCCAACCACTATCTTCTTTTCCTCGGCATTGCCTACCTTTTCGTGGGTTTTATAGACCTGCTTCATACCCTGGCCTATAAGGGCATGGGAGTCTTCCCCAACATCACAGCCAATGAACCCACACAACTGTGGATCCTGGCCCGCTATATGGAAAGCCTTTCTTTACTGGCAGCTTCGTTTTACGCGCGCCGCAGGGCCTCGGCCGGCTTTTTGGCCGCCGGCTACGCGCTCATCACCTTTGCGGGACTCATTGCAATCCTTCGCTGGAACATTTTCCCTGACTGTTTTGTGGAAGGCCAGGGTCTCACAGGGTTCAAGATCGTGAGTGAATACGTTGTGTGCGGGATTTTGCTGGTGGCGGGCGTTCGACTCTTTCTTGTTCGGCACATTTTCGACGCCAAAGTTTGTGCATTGCTTTGGGCCGCCATGACCACCACCATGATCGCCGAATTGGCGTTCACCTTTTATGTGAGCGTCTATGGTCTATCCAACATGATCGGCCACCTCTTCAAGCTACTTTCCTTCTTATTCATCTTTGAAGCCCTGGTGCGGACAGGCATTCAAGAACCCCTTGCCGTTCTGTTTCACCAATTGAAGCAGAGTCAAGAAGAACTTTTTCAGGAGAAGGAAAAACTGAAAGCGGCCCTGAAAGAAATCAAGACCCTACAGGGACTCCTCCCCATCTGTTCGTATTGCAAAAAGATTCGGGACAATCAGGGCGATTGGCATAGTTTGGAAGTCTATCTGCGGTCCCACACGAACGCCATGCTGTCCCACGGCATCTGTCCGGATTGCCTTAGAAAACACTACCCGGACATGGCGGACCAAATCCTCAAAACGGACACCTCCCAAAAGAGTCAAACGGAAAAGTGAAAGGGGGGGTAGATTCTTGGCGGGTAACCCCCCTTGGCACAGTTGAACATGGAGGGCGATTTGAACGGCTCGGACCCATGCGGACCCACCCTGGGCGATGGACCGTCTTTGGATTGTCCTCGCTCTTTTTCATCCTCTCGCAACTTTACAGCGTCTCCAACGCCATCATTGCGCCGGACCTGCAAGAGGATCTTCATCTGTGTGCCGAGCCATTGGGGCTTCTGAGCGCCGCCTTTTTGTATGCCTTTGCCCTGGTGCCGATTCCGCTGGGCATCGCGCTCGACCGATTCGTCACTCGCCGCACCATGACTCTTTTGACACTCCTGGGGGCCGCCGGGGCGTTGGTTTTTTGCATCGCCCCCTTCTTTGGCATGGCCCCATAGTCGGGCGAGCCCCTTCAGCGCTTGGCATGGCTGGCCATCTCATGGGTTCTATGAAACTCCCCACCCGCTGGTCCTCACCACGCGAATTCGCCACCCTTTCCGGCCTCATGCTGGCCTTGGGCACCCTGAAAAACATGCTGGCGGCCATGCCCCTGGCCGCCGCCAAAGAACTGGTGGGATGGTGGGGATCCATTGCGGCTCTGGGACTTTTTACAGGCTTGGAGGCTGCCGCCTTTTTCGCGGCTGTGCGGGAATAATACTCTTTGAGCAGATCTTATCAAGAAACGGTTCATCTTCGTGCCCGGACTTCCTGGAAAAACGCCCTGAAAATTCTTGGCACAAGCCGTGAGCATTGGATCATTTCCGCGGGAACCTTTTTTCGTAACGGACCTTTTGTCGCCATTTAGGATCTCCGGATCGGTCCCTCCACGATTTGACAACTGCGTCTGTCGGCCATTGAGGCCGGAAATCTGCTGCTCCTTTTCAACGTGGGTCTCATTGTAGGGTCCCCTCTGAGATGTTGGCTTTCGGATCGAGCGCTGCAGTCGAAAAAGAAGGATATTGGTCTGGGCCTCGCCATGATGGTCCTGATTCTATGGGCCTTGGCCGCTGGCTGGGGTAAAAACAGCACGGCGGTTTTGGGAGCACTTTCTTTTGCCTTCGGGCTTTTCGCGGCCTTCGGCACTGTCATGAACGCCCATATCAAAGAACGGATGCCCTCGGAAATGAGCGGCACGGCACTCACGCCTCTGAACCTCTTCACCATGCTGGGAGGGGCCGCCGTCTTGCGTGGTTTAGAATGAGGGTTGGACCACGTGACCACCGCAAGCGGCCTCGCCGAGCTCGATGAGCATCCGGCCTTCATTTTATGCGCAGCCGGAGTCGGACTTGCCCTTAGGGCCTACCATTGGGCTTCCAACACCCATCCTTGAATTATGTTTCAGAGCGGAATTCCTGGGAATGAATTCCGTAACGGCGCATGATCTTTTGGAGCGCCGCCCGGGTCAGGCCGCTATATTCGGCCGCGCGAGATACATTACCTCCTGTCCTCTCCAAAAGATCTTTGATATAGCGAAAGGTAAAATCCTGAAGAACCTTTTCTTTCGCGTCTTTGTAAGGTGTCAGGGGTTTCGAAGAACCCATCGTGCATCGGTGCTCAACCGTCCCGACACTTCCAAGACTCATCTCGATGCGCATGAGGTCTTCCCAACGGATCACGTCTTCGGGTGAAAAAATGACCGCTTGGCGCACCACGTTTTGCAATTGGCGTACGTTGCCAGGCCAATCGCATTCCATGAGGGCTTCCAGCGCGGTTTGAGAAAACCTCTTTACGGGCACATCCAGCTCCCGACAGGCGATTCGCGCAAAGTGAGCGGCCAAGAGCGGGATGTCTTCCCGCCTTTCCCGAAGACTGGGCGTGCGCAGCGTCACCACGTTGAGTCGATAGAACAGGTCCTCGCGGAAGGTCCGTTGTCGAATCTTTTCCTTCAGATCCTGGTTAGTGGACGAGAGAATCCGCACATCCACCTTTTTCGCCTTAACGTCTCCCAGAGGCTTGATTTCCCCTTCCTGAAGAGCGCGCAGCAGTTTGGTTTGCACACCGACGGGAATGTCACCGATTTCGTCGAGAAACAACGTTCCTTGATGGGCTTCTTCGAAAATTCCACGATGATCCCGGTCCGCCCCGGTGAAGGCTCCTTTTTTGTGGCCGAACAGCTCACTTTCCAACAGGTGTTCTGGAATGGCAGGACAATTGACGGCAATAAGGGCTTGGTCCCGCCGAGGACTTAGGCTGTGAATGGCTCGAGCCACCAACTCCTTGCCAGTGCCGCTTTCACCCTGAATCAAGACAGCGTAGTCCGTGCGCGCCACGGTTCGAATTTGTTCACAGAGGCGCCGCATTGCTTCCGAT
This window encodes:
- a CDS encoding ATP-binding protein is translated as MPSRKIVDFFYAFRDIAALIQSSTDPQDVSQLVVWRVTELLGAKGAVLSVMNMASHEMELHAVYGLDEQCLPQGLILHHEAIARLCKNNCLNVTDDLPVDCHVKEPRSGHSQEIAMVVDAPMCVQDNLLGVLRIFFSERRTFIQKELDFISAVAHLTSCALEKARLIEEQKRRYDQLALHTEKFAALGRMAAGIAHEVNNPLASILLYSSNALKKVASDSPLREALKIIVSETQRCRTVLQDLLEFSRDREPRRTLENLNKIIERVLVVLQNELMLHHVNLHKHLASDMPDTLLDRGQMQQVFVNILLNAVEAMSPGGNLEIQSFVDRVEGVYGATIRDDGCGIDPEVLNKIFEPFFSTKPKGTGLGLAVCHGIIKAHGGEITAQSTKGKGACFTITLPLDEGGP
- a CDS encoding ammonium transporter — protein: MDFAGVTVIYINSGAAAALFNRQVTIGTSAVAWIAAEGITIGKLTTLGAASCAVAALVVKTPATGFVDPIAAVGIGLVAGSFCYGAVAAKEKLGDDQGAPQVRLKQQPRSNDLGTSSGRILTPWVWTI
- a CDS encoding ammonium transporter encodes the protein MDSIKAEKKEKRKDGQQRYSLYAFGDVIGDVHARGVGSVLRGSVGFQKRLGHHDAKLSLPWSGFHSLGGVWLQRGVWARPLGGMGRSDWAFMRSVGLDPGPYAATIPRLLFSAFQLMFAIIAPGLITEAFAERLKFSSFLPFPILSTLLVYFSRGLLGVGRRMDWQAWRLGLCRCNGHLHQFRGRRRAFQ
- a CDS encoding DUF2845 domain-containing protein → MKKWFMPMIVGLCLGLTPTLAKAQGSLSSLRCDSRLVLIGDTKGSVAAKCGPPLYQQYVGEKIVRTRYGYDKRVVEEWVYNFGPTDFVHTLRFEGGRLAEIHRGERGH
- a CDS encoding MASE3 domain-containing protein gives rise to the protein MTSSTPSSAPLFILPRLRVATGALMAGALCAISFYNYLLFHTLVEMFSVVVAAMIFVLAWTGRAYIANHYLLFLGIAYLFVGFIDLLHTLAYKGMGVFPNITANEPTQLWILARYMESLSLLAASFYARRRASAGFLAAGYALITFAGLIAILRWNIFPDCFVEGQGLTGFKIVSEYVVCGILLVAGVRLFLVRHIFDAKVCALLWAAMTTTMIAELAFTFYVSVYGLSNMIGHLFKLLSFLFIFEALVRTGIQEPLAVLFHQLKQSQEELFQEKEKLKAALKEIKTLQGLLPICSYCKKIRDNQGDWHSLEVYLRSHTNAMLSHGICPDCLRKHYPDMADQILKTDTSQKSQTEK
- a CDS encoding MFS transporter; this encodes MRTHPGRWTVFGLSSLFFILSQLYSVSNAIIAPDLQEDLHLCAEPLGLLSAAFLYAFALVPIPLGIALDRFVTRRTMTLLTLLGAAGALVFCIAPFFGMAP
- a CDS encoding sigma-54-dependent transcriptional regulator codes for the protein MKKEGASKVLIVDDEQDMLTGLERLLGYELPQVIVETASRPQQAVAMVERNAYDVVLLDIRMPDIGSMELLKILRQKDPWLTVVMMTAYGSIETAVEAIKRGAYDFVTKPFDKNVLLQTLNKAIERNSLIRENLDLRRRAQGEPPLDQFIGQSEAMRRLCEQIRTVARTDYAVLIQGESGTGKELVARAIHSLSPRRDQALIAVNCPAIPEHLLESELFGHKKGAFTGADRDHRGIFEEAHQGTLFLDEIGDIPVGVQTKLLRALQEGEIKPLGDVKAKKVDVRILSSTNQDLKEKIRQRTFREDLFYRLNVVTLRTPSLRERREDIPLLAAHFARIACRELDVPVKRFSQTALEALMECDWPGNVRQLQNVVRQAVIFSPEDVIRWEDLMRIEMSLGSVGTVEHRCTMGSSKPLTPYKDAKEKVLQDFTFRYIKDLLERTGGNVSRAAEYSGLTRAALQKIMRRYGIHSQEFRSET